The Elaeis guineensis isolate ETL-2024a chromosome 14, EG11, whole genome shotgun sequence genome has a segment encoding these proteins:
- the LOC105057334 gene encoding LOW QUALITY PROTEIN: phytochrome B-like (The sequence of the model RefSeq protein was modified relative to this genomic sequence to represent the inferred CDS: inserted 2 bases in 2 codons; deleted 3 bases in 2 codons; substituted 1 base at 1 genomic stop codon) → MASSGSSRPTQPPRSEAMSKKAMQYTADAQLHAVYEQSGESFDYSQSVRVATPSQSVPEKQITAYLSKIQRGGCIQPFGATLAVDEHSFRLLAFSENAPDLLDLPHSVPSLDPSSPHRRLALGSDVRSLFTPXSALLLDRAASAREITLLNPLXSTPTLGKPFYAILHRIDVGIVIDLEPARSEDPALSVAGAVQSQKLAVRATSRLQSLPGGDIKLLCDTVVDLVRELTGYDRVMVYRFHEDEHGEVVAENRRDDLEPYLGLHYPATDIPQASRFLFKQSRVRMIADCNATPVRVIQDESLMRPLCLSGSTLRAQLGCHAQYMANMGSIASLVLAVVISDSGDDVGINRSATKLWGLVVCHHTSPRCIPFPLRYACEFLMQAFGLQLNMELQLASQLSEKHILRTQTLLCDMLLRDSPTGIVTQTPSIMDLVKCDGAALYYQRKYWPLGVTPTEAQIKDIVEWLLACHGDSTGLSTDSLADAGYPGVAALGDAVCGMAVVYITPRDFLFWFRSHTAKQIKWGGAKHHHEDKDDGQRMHPRSSFKAFLEVVKSRSSPWENAEMDAIHSLQLILRDSFREAGEGTSGSKAMINSQFGEVELQGIDELSSVAGEMVRLIETAIAPIFAVDADGRINGWNAKVAELTGLPVEEAMGKSLVKDLVFNESADVVDNLFYRALRGEEDKNVELKLKTFGSQHSMNAIFLIVNPCSSRDFTNNIVGVCFVGQDVSGQKLVMDRFIRIQGDYKAIVHSPNTLIPPIFASDRNSYCSEWNTAMERLTGWSREEMIGKLLAGEVFGSCCRLEDPDALTEFMVVLHNAIGGQETDKHPFAFFDKNGKFVQALLTANTRGNVDGQEVGAFCLLQTASPQLQQALEIQRQQEKKCYASMKELAYICQEMKNPLAGIRFTNSLLEMTDLSDDQKQFLETSGSCERQMMKIMEDTNLQSIEDGSLMLHKGEFLLGSVINAVVSQVMILLREKGLQLIRDIPEEIKMISVYGDQVRIQQVLADFLPNMVRHAPSPDGWVEIHVNQVXKQNSDGTEVVFFQVRIVCPGDGLSPELVQDLFHNSRWVTQEGICLSISRKILKLMKGVVQYIRESERCYFLISMELPTCQS, encoded by the exons ATGGCCTCCTCCGGCAGCAGCCGGCCGACGCAGCCCCCGCGGTCGGAGGCGATGAGCAAGAAGGCGATG CAGTACACGGCGGACGCCCAACTCCACGCCGTCTACGAGCAGTCCGGCGAGTCCTTCGACTACTCCCAGTCTGTCCGGGTGGCGACGCCGTCGCAGTCGGTCCCGGAGAAGCAGATCACCGCCTACCTCTCCAAGATCCAGCGCGGCGGCTGCATCCAGCCCTTCGGCGCCACCCTCGCCGTCGACGAGCATTCCTTCCGCCTCCTTGCCTTCTCCGAGAACGCCCCCGACCTCCTCGACCTGCCCCACTCCGTCCCCTCCCTCGACCCTTCCTCCCCTCACCGCCGCCTCGCCCTCGGCTCCGACGTCCGCTCCCTCTTCACCC TCTCCGCCCTCCTCCTCGACCGTGCCGCCTCCGCCCGCGAGATCACCCTCCTCAACCCCCTCTGATCCACTCCCACT CTCGGCAAACCATTCTACGCCATCCTCCACAGGATCGATGTCGGAATCGTCATCGACCTCGAGCCCGCACGCAGCGAGGACCCCGCCCTCTCCGTCGCCGGCGCCGTCCAGTCCCAGAAGCTCGCCGTACGGGCAACCTCCCGCCTCCAATCCCTCCCGGGCGGAGACATCAAGCTCCTCTGCGACACCGTCGTCGACCTCGTCCGCGAGCTCACCGGCTACGACCGCGTCATGGTCTACAGGTTCCACGAGGACGAGCACGGCGAGGTCGTCGCGGAGAACCGCCGCGACGACCTCGAGCCCTACCTGGGCCTCCACTACCCTGCCACCGACATCCCTCAGGCCTCCCGCTTCCTCTTCAAGCAGAGCCGCGTCCGGATGATCGCCGACTGCAACGCCACCCCCGTCCGGGTGATCCAAGACGAGAGCCTGATGCGGCCGCTCTGCCTCTCGGGCTCCACCCTCCGTGCCCAGCTTGGCTGCCACGCCCAATACATGGCCAACATGGGCTCCATCGCCTCCCTCGTCCTGGCCGTCGTCATCAGCGACAGCGGCGACGACGTCGGCATCAACCGCAGCGCCACCAAGCTCTGGGGCCTCGTCGTCTGCCACCACACCTCCCCCCGCTGCATCCCCTTCCCGCTACGCTACGCCTGCGAGTTCCTCATGCAGGCCTTCGGCCTCCAGCTGAACATGGAGCTCCAATTGGCCTCGCAGTTGTCCGAGAAGCACATCCTCAGGACCCAGACCCTGCTCTGCGATATGCTCCTCCGTGACTCGCCCACTGGAATCGTCACTCAGACCCCCAGCATAATGGACCTCGTCAAGTGCGATGGAGCGGCGCTGTATTACCAGCGGAAGTACTGGCCTCTCGGCGTCACTCCGACGGAGGCTCAGATAAAGGATATTGTGGAATGGCTGTTGGCCTGCCATGGCGATTCTACGGGGCTGAGCACCGACAGTTTGGCGGATGCTGGCTACCCGGGGGTGGCGGCGCTCGGGGATGCGGTCTGTGGGATGGCCGTGGTATATATCACGCCGAGGGACTTCTTGTTTTGGTTCCGATCGCACACTGCTAAGCAGATCAAGTGGGGTGGTGCGAAACATCACCACGAGGACAAGGATGATGGGCAGAGGATGCACCCTCGGTCGTCATTCAAGGCGTTCTTGGAGGTGGTCAAGAGCAGGAGCTCTCCGTGGGAGAATGCGGAGATGGACGCCATACACTCATTGCAGCTCATTCTAAGGGATTCTTTTCGGGAAGCCGGGGAGGGGACTAGTGGTTCGAAGGCCATGATCAATAGTCAGTTCGGGGAAGTGGAGTTGCAAGGAATAGATGAGCTCAGCTCCGTTGCGGGGGAGATGGTTAGATTGATTGAGACCGCAATTGCACCCATTTTTGCGGTTGATGCCGATGGGCGTATAAATGGTTGGAACGCGAAGGTTGCTGAGTTGACAGGGCTGCCGGTGGAGGAAGCTATGGGTAAATCACTGGTCAAGGATCTTGTCTTCAACGAGTCTGCAGATGTTGTCGACAACCTTTTCTATCGAGCCTTGAGAG GTGAAGAAGATAAGAATGTGGAACTAAAGCTGAAGACATTTGGCTCGCAGCATTCGATGAATGCTATTTTTCTCATAGTAAATCCTTGTTCTAGCAGGGATTTCACAAACAATATCGTAGGTGTGTGCTTTGTTGGCCAGGATGTTTCGGGACAGAAACTGGTCATGGATAGATTCATTCGCATACAAGGTGATTATAAGGCTATCGTACATAGTCCTAACACTCTGATTCCCCCTATATTTGCTTCGGATAGGAATTCATATTGCTCAGAGTGGAATACAGCAATGGAAAGACTAACCGGTTGGTCCAGAGAGGAAATGATCGGAAAGCTTCTCGCCGGAGAAGTTTTCGGCAGCTGCTGTCGACTCGAGGATCCAGATGCACTTACAGAATTCATGGTTGTCCTTCACAATGCCATTGGAGGACAGGAAACAGACAAGCACCCGTTTGCATTCTTTGACAAGAATGGAAAATTTGTACAGGCGCTTCTGACAGCAAATACAAGAGGTAATGTGGATGGCCAGGAAGTTGGTGCCTTTTGCTTGCTGCAGACAGCTAGCCCTCAATTGCAGCAGGCTCTTGAAATCCAGCGGCAGCAGGAGAAGAAATGCTATGCAAGTATGAAAGAGCTGGCTTATATTTGCCAAGAGATGAAAAATCCACTTGCTGGTATTCGGTTTACAAATTCGCTGTTGGAGATGACAGATTTAAGTGATGATCAGAAGCAATTCCTTGAGACTAGTGGCTCCTGTGAGAGACAGATGATGAAGATTATGGAGGACACAAATCTACAAAGTATTGAGGATGG CTCGTTGATGCTCCACAAAGGTGAATTTCTGCTTGGAAGTGTTATAAATGCTGTTGTTAGCCAAGTGATGATTTTGCTAAGAGAAAAAGGTTTACAATTAATTCGGGATATTCCTGAAGAAATTAAAATGATTTCTGTATATGGGGACCAAGTCAGAATTCAGCAAGTCTTGGCTGACTTTTTGCCGAACATGGTGCGGCATGCACCATCACCAGATGGTTGGGTGGAGATCCACGTTAACCAAG TGAAGCAGAATTCTGATGGAACAGAAGTGGTGTTTTTCCAAGTCAG GATTGTTTGCCCTGGTGATGGCCTTTCACCAGAACTAGTGCAAGATCTGTTCCATAACTCCAGATGGGTGACCCAGGAAGGCATTTGTCTGAGCATAAGCAGGAAGATCTTAAAACTGATGAAGGGGGTAGTACAGTATATCAGGGAGTCAGAGAGATGTTACTTCCTCATCTCTATGGAACTTCCCACTTGTCAGAGTTGA
- the LOC105057335 gene encoding LOW QUALITY PROTEIN: ATP-citrate synthase beta chain protein 1 (The sequence of the model RefSeq protein was modified relative to this genomic sequence to represent the inferred CDS: inserted 1 base in 1 codon), whose amino-acid sequence MATGQLFSRQTQALFYNYKQLPIQRMLDFDFLCGKETPSVAGIINPGSEGFQKLFFGQEEIAIPVHSSIEAACSAHPTADVFINFASFRSAAASSMSALKQSTIKVVAIIAEGVPESDTKQLIAYARANSKVVIGPATVGGIQAGAFKIGDTAGTIDNIIHCKLYRPGSVGFVSKSGGMSNELYNTIARVTDGIYEGIAIGGDVFPGSTLSDHVLRFNNIPQVKMMVVLGELGGRDEYSLVEALKEGRVHKPVVAWVSGTCARLFKSEVQFGHAGAKSGGELESAQAKNQALREAGAVVPTSYEALEGAIKETFEKLVEEGKITPVSEVKPPQIPEDLNNAIKTGKVRAPTHIISTISDDRGEEPCYAGVPMSTIVEQGYGVGDVLSLLWFKRSLPRYCTQFIEICIMLCADHGPCVSGAHNTIVTARAGKDLVSSLVSGLLTIGPRFGGAIDDAARYFKNAYDRGLTPYEFVEGMKKNGIRVPGIGHRIKSRDNRDKRVQLLQQYAHTHFPSVKYMEYAVKVETYTLSKANNLVLNVDGAIGXLFLDLLSGSGMFSKQEIDEIVEIGYLNGLFVLARSIGLIGHTFDQKRLKQPLYRHPWEDVLYTK is encoded by the exons ATGGCTACAGGACAACTTTTCTCGCGACAAACCCAAGCATTATTCTACAATTATAAGCAACTTCCCATCCAAAGGATGCTTGATTTTGACTTCCTTTGTG GGAAGGAGACACCATCTGTTGCTGGAATTATTAATCCTGGTTCTGAAGGGTTTCAGAAACTTTTTTTCGGTCAGGAGGAAATTGCCATTCCAGTTCATTCAAG CATTGAAGCAGCCTGTAGTGCTCATCCAACAGCTGATGTTTTCATCAACTTTGCATCATTTAGAAG TGCAGCTGCCTCTTCCATGTCTGCTTTGAAACAATCAACAATCAAAGTTGTAGCTATTATAGCTGAAGGTGTTCCAGAATCAGACACAAAGCAGTTGATCGCTTACGCAAGGGCTAATAGCAAG GTGGTTATTGGTCCTGCCACTGTTGGAGGAATTCAGGCTGGAGCTTTTAAGATTGGTGACACTGCTGGGACAATTGACAATATAATTCATTGCAAGCTTTACAGACCAGGATCTGTTGGATTTGTATCTAAATCA GGAGGCATGTCAAATGAGCTTTACAACACAATTGCACGTGTGACTGATGGAATTTATGAAG GCATTGCAATTGGAGGAGATGTTTTTCCAGGTTCAACTCTTTCTGATCATGTCCTGCGGTTCAACAACATCCCTCAG GTCAAAATGATGGTTGTGCTGGGGGAACTGGGTGGGCGAGATGAGTACTCCCTTGTTGAGGCCCTAAAAGAAGGAAGGGTTCATAAACCAGTTGTTGCTTGGGTTAGTGGAACCTGTGCACGGCTCTTCAAATCAGAAGTGCAGTTTGGTCATGCT GGTGCTAAAAGTGGTGGTGAATTAGAATCAGCACAGGCAAAAAATCAGGCACTAAGGGAAGCTGGAGCAGTCGTTCCCACTTCATATGAAGCACTAGAGGGTGCAATCAAAGAAACGTTTGAGAAACTA GTTGAGGAAGGGAAGATAACCCCTGTATCTGAAGTTAAACCTCCTCAAATACCTGAGGACCTTAATAATGCAATTAAAACTGGAAAGGTCCGTGCTCCAACACATATTATCTCGACTATCTCTGATGACAGAG GTGAAGAGCCATGTTATGCTGGTGTGCCTATGTCTACCATTGTTGAACAGGGTTATGGCGTGGGAGATGTTCTCTCTCTTTTGTGGTTCAAGCGTAGTCTTCCCCGCTACTGCACACAATTCATTGAG ATTTGCATCATGTTATGTGCCGATCATGGTCCTTGCGTCTCTGGTGCTCATAACACTATAGTAACAGCAAGGGCTGGAAAAGATTTAGTCTCCAGCCTGGTCTCAG GGTTGCTGACAATTGGTCCTCGATTTGGTGGTGCAATTGATGATGCTGCTCGATACTTCAAAAACGCATATGACAGG GGTCTCACTCCTTATGAGTTTGTTGAAGGTATGAAAAAGAATGGCATTCGTGTACCAGGGATAGGGCACAG GATCAAGAGTAGAGACAACAGGGACAAGAGAGTGCAACTTCTTCAACAATATGCTCACACTCATTTCCCTTCTGTGAAGTACATGGAGTATGCTGTTAAAGTTGAAACATACACCCTCTCAAAGGCCAATAACTTGGTTCTGAATGTTGACGGTGCAATTG TCCTCTTCTTGGATCTTCTATCTGGCAGTGGAATGTTCAGCAAACAAGAGATTGATGAGATAGTTGAAATTGGATATTTGAATGGACTTTTTGTACTGGCACGCTCAATTGGTTTGATCGG GCACACTTTTGACCAGAAGAGATTAAAACAGCCTCTCTACCGTCATCCATGGGAAGATGTTCTATACACAAAATGA